A segment of the Coffea arabica cultivar ET-39 chromosome 8c, Coffea Arabica ET-39 HiFi, whole genome shotgun sequence genome:
aagttggaactgaaaagaaataattattgataGTATATTTGCATATAATGTACCACTTAATATTATGGCAGAGGATGAGAATCATGAATCTAgatcggttgatgaatgtcgAGGTAGAAATGATTGGTCAAAATGGAAAGATGCGATCCAATCTAAATTGGACTCACtgattaaaagaaaagtttttggatcTGTAGTCCAAACACCTGAAGGTGTCAATCCAGTACGATATAAATGGGTATTTgtgagaaaaataaatgagaaaaataaaattatgagGTATAAAGCAAGCATTGTAACCCAAGGATTTTCACAAAGGTTTGaatttgattatgatgaaacgtATTCACCTGTAGTGGATGCTATCATATTTAAATATCTTGTGAATTTTGCAGTACATGAAAAATCAGATATGCATCTAATGGACGTcgttactgcatatttatatgggaatcttgaaaatgatatttatatgagaatccctgaaggattcaacatgcctgaagcatgcaaatcaaattcgaaatatttattctattaaattacaaagaTCTCTGTATGGACTCAAACAATCtggacgtatgtggtataaccgTCTCAATGAATGTCTTACCAAAGAAAGTTATACCAACgatccaatatgtccatgtatttttatcaagaaaaatggatcaaattttgtgataattgctATATATGTTGATGAACTAAATTTGATTAGAAGTCCTGAAAAGATTCAAAATggtgttgaatatttgaagaaagaatttgagatcaaagattttggaaagacaaaattcaGTCTTGGTTTgcaaattgagcatttgaaaaGTGGAATTTTTGTCCATCAAACTGCTTATATCTGGAAGATATTAAAACGATTTTATATGGATAAAACACATACATTAAGTACTCTAATGATCgtcagatcattagatcctaaTAAGGATCCTTTTAGACCACGAGAGGAAAATGAACAGATACTTggtcctgaagtaccatatctcagtgTAATTGGTGCACTAATGTATCTCGCTAATTGTACAAGACCTGATATATCATTTGCAGTAAatttattagcaagatttagTTCCTCACTCACAAGACGACATTGGAATAgtattaaacatatttttcgtTATCTCCAAGGaacaattgattttgatttattttattcaaataaatccaAATCTGAATTAGTTGGTTATGCTGATATTGGGTATTTATCTAACCTGCATAAAGTAAGATCTTAGACTGGCTATCTACTTACATATGGAGGTACAATCATTTCTTGGCGATCTACAAAACAATCATTAGCTGCCACTTCATCGAATCATGCTGAAATAATAGCAATTTATGAATCCAGTCGAGAATGTGTTTGATTAAGATCAATGACCTACTACATTTCGAAGAGTTGTGGGTTATCCTCCGAAaaagaaaatcctccaactATACAATATGAAGATAATGCAACTTGTATAgcccaattgaaaggaaaatatattaaaggaaataagacaaagcatatttcaccaaaattcttttttactcatgatttgcaaaagaatggtgAAATTGATGTGCAACAAATCCGATCAGATAATAATTTGGCGGATTTATTTTACCAAGACATTGTCAACTGTAATATTTGAGAAATTGGTAAAGAGTATTGGAATGCGACGATTAAAAAATCTCAAATGATGTTTGcatcagggggagaaattaatacacaagaatagtgtactctttttccttcactacgGTTTTTGTCCCGATGGATTTTTCCCTAATAAGGTTTTAACGAGtcatattctttgtgtaatggacatccaaggggcagtgttatgaaacaactaaaagtgTGGATGTCTCTTTGTATTTTTAAGagaattaattcatgatttatgaTTACATTAtatatagaagttacaatccataatttTATTCATGTAATGGAGAAATCGTTTCATaagtttcttcatattcttgtaatagtgggtgtttaataggattGATGTACATTgaatcttgtagtacctatatatagaggtacattgacatcctttgggatgatttttggtattgattggaatataagaatatcattctccctttctctacttctttctctaatatctcTATTAATAgtagtttattagttttacaacaaaTAGAACATTTTTACTTCAAAAATCATGGGATTTGgtactgaaatttttttttattagtgcATATGTTTCTACAATTATCATTTCTCTACTCACAATTATGTCTATATACATTGTTTcccatttaaaaataaaaaattttaaaaaaaaaagaaacagaagaagaaaaatggtgttTATGAAATCAACTTCAGAGGAAATTAAAGCGTTGGAAATAGCCAGCAACCGATCATAACAGTACCTAATCAAAACTTTCTCCACAATTTCCAGCGCCACCACCTTCATCTTCCCGCCCTTCTTCTCTTATTCGCCAGCTCCTCCCCCTCCACCGTCCGCCTCCAACGCCACCACAAATCCACCTCTTTATCATATCCCTTCCCGTTTTTTAATCTGCCACCGCTATTGGCTTCCCAGAGCAAGACAGGTATCCTATCCTAAGCTAAACTTTCAAGGAAACAAGGGCAGGGCAGTTATAATTAGCTGTCTTGAAATCACCCCTTTAActtatttatttgtatttttcatTTGGTCAGGTCAAGAATTAAAGTTGTGACCTTTTCTAGTATACTAATCGATGGATAACGAAAGAACTGACAATTACCACTTGCCTATATTGAATTGTGTAAAGGGTTTTGCTTTTTCTCGCAAGATATCTGTAATTATGTGCATGCAATTGAAAATTTGGAGGTGGGAATTATTTGGTTATTCATCTATGCCTGATATGTTAAACCCATGTGGAAACactcttctatttttttttttttttttttaatgaaatggATGTTATCAAACATTTTATAATTCGTGGTTATTCTGTTTGTAATTTTGGGAGTATACTGTAATTGCTTTTCCATTTCCCTTCTTATcttcttttgattattttcaAATTCGAATTTTTGAATCACTTAATTGCATACTCCCCTATTCCCAGAATGGGGGAAACTGAACATTGACACTAATATTACAGTTTATCTAGGAATGCTACTATGTTTGAGTTGTTTAGTTCAGGATTCCAGTGGGCTTTAGTCGCTAAtggtattttctttattttttttggtagcTATTTAGGGTAGGAATAATGGTATTTTCTTTATCTTTGCTGTGGCTATTTTGTAAATTGAGTCAAATGTTAGTGTTAGGTACACTTCATGTTTTTCTGCATATGTGTGAATTTAAGTAGTTTTCTCTAGGGACAAAATGCAGAATATTTGTCATTCTCATACGGCACAATTACAAGAAATTTACACTGGGGATTTGAGGCacttgaattttcttttggtGTATGCTAGTTAGCAAGTCTTTTTCATGGGATGATAGACCACTTATTTGATAGTGAGAATGATTAATCTTCTGTAGTTTTGGCTGTATTATACTGTactaatttttgaataaatctatGATATGACTCAGATGATTTTGACATGGAAAAGTTTAAAAATACTTCTAAAACTACTTGTTTGAGCATGTGATTTTAAGTTGATTAACTGAATTGTGGTTTTGATAAGTTTTACATGTTAATATATGACCCCTTCTATTCTACTTGTTCATTTTTTTGAAGATTAAATGTTTGAGTGTTTGACTACAATTACATTGTGACTAggttttaattatttgttttaGAGATGCTCCAAACTTAGTGTTTTAACCTGTTGATTACTGCTAGTTCTAATATTGATTTTAGTTTCTAATATTGCAGGGTCACGTCAATCCTTGTTGAGTGGTAAGAATGGTGTCCAACTTAATTAATGCCAATCCAGTTGTATATGAGAAAAAGGATCATCGAACCCGAAGTGCGGTAAATGACGTGGATGAATATGTTGGTGAACCTATTGACCAACAAGAAATTTTTGATATCCTTTTAGCTTGGTTACTTTGTTTGAAACAGTGTGTACGCAGATTAAATTTTGCATCTTATATCTTTGCTTATTATGATGTAAGATTGCAGCCTGTTTGAAGTATAATAATGCTTTTTGAACTGAATGATCTCTTGAGCTAACCAGTGATTGTATTCTTTGCATGTCTACACTAATGAGCATTCGAGATGGATAGGCAAAATGTGGTTATATTACCTTTCGACGTGGTTTTATAAGAGTCTGTATATTGTAACTTTCAAATTTAATACATGAATGGAAAGCTGCTGCAGATTATCAATgctttggttcatttggaattTTAACACGTTCTATTATGCATAGTGTAAATTAGTCTATCAATGTTTTGATTGATGCAAGAAATCTTGGCACACAGGTATACTCTTATTAATGAAAGGAAAGGTAACAAGCAGATAATGATACATTTTCCTGTTGAAGGGAAAATCACCATTTTGGGAAACATAATTTGAGAAATGCATTGAGAGGCTTCTGTTCATCATTATTGTCCCGTGACTTGAGCACTTCCAGGTGCTACTCCTGAATTTTCTCAAGCGGCATGTCTAAAGTTTGCATGAGTATGCATTATAACAGCATTGGGCTTTTAATTCCCTCACTTGCAAATTGTATTTGTTATTTTTCAGAAAAGCATGCACAGATGGACGTGCATAGACACTGAACTGTATCTTAGTTTTTTCACAAGGTTAATCTTTGTCATTCACTAATGGACTATTGATAATATATTATTCATACATGGGCTGCACCTATAGTGCAAAAACCTTGCAGCTTCTTAACAGTCTAACATCATCTTAGAGACATAAAGGATCCAGAGCATCCTTACTCCTTGGAAGAGCTGAAAGTCATTGCAGAAGATGCAATTGAGGTGGATGATAATCAGAGCTATGTAAGGTATGAAACTTGGTTGTGTATGCTTGCAAATTAATGGACAGGCcttattttttgtgttattaGATTGTAATAAAGTTTTTCGATTCAGGGTCACATTCACTCCAACAGTTGAACATTGCTCTTTGGCAGCAGTTATTGGCCTGTGCTTGCGGGTGAAACTCATGCGATGTCTTCCTTCACGCTTCAAGGTATGATGATGAATCTTTTTTGGCTTtgttcagaatttttttttacttgaatGTGCAACATATGTACTTAAATCTGTTTATTTTTGTTCCCAGGCTAATATTTATCTTTTTGTGCATTAGTGTGCCTCAAGTAGAAAATGATTTTGATCAAGAACCACGTACAATTTGTTATCTTCACTTGATCTGAGCGATAATCTGCTCTGTCTGTAGTGTGACCTGGATTTTTTCACTTGAATGTGCAACATATGTACTTAAATctgtttatttttattcccAGGCTAACATTTATCTTTTTGTGCATTAGTGTGCCTCAAGTAGAAAATGATTTTGATCAAGAATCATGTACAATTTGTTATCTTCACTTGATCTGAGTGATAGTCTGCTCTGTCTGTGCTGTGAACTGGATTTGATAGTAACAAGTGGTGGAATTCAGCTAACTGTTTACCTAATACACGAATTTATTTTAAGAACATTGTTTCAGATTCGGGCAATGGTACTGACAAAGTAGAAGATTGCAtggtaatatatatatttttatttatctttcaTTCATTGAGGACTGTGCAGTTCTTCCCGACAAACAAGAACCATAGATGCATAATGATCCTCCTTCCATCCCGCTGAATGTGTTATGCTTACTTTTCTTGAACTGTCCCAAAATTATGCCACGTACCTTCTCAAGATTTACACTTTTTCCCGTTTCTACCCTTCACATTCCAATCGGTTTCACATGCTTGGCGGGTCCCATTGACATGCAGATGTCTTTGAACAAAGAGGTGCAAGGTCGTGCATGTGATGTGATGCACACATGTTCAAATGATAGCAATTGTCAATCACACATCAACATGAACCTGATTCTGTGGAAGTTTCATGCCTAACATGGCATCCATGTCAAACTTACTATAAAAAGACAACAGAATTTGACTGTGGTTTAGGGGTGAAACTGGAAAAGAAAGCTCAACCTGTTTCTCTTTACCCTATacagaaattttggaagttcCCAAAAGTGACAAAATTCTTGGAATGGATGGAGTGTCAAATACAACTGCAATGTCAGGACAAAATTCCACATGCATTTATGATATAACATGTTCACTGTTTTGGAATATTAAGTTTCAACTTTTTCTCTTTACATCATTTTGTACTACTTTTCACTGTCGCTTTAATGTATGTCATAACTCATGGTGGTTCTCCTGCATGGTTTGTTTGCATTGGTTTTCATTTTTGCCTAATACAGGTGTATgctttcgattcttcttgtgtTGTCCCAATAAGCAATCTGTTCACTCTTCACCTATGCAAAATCTGTGTGCAGGAAGTTTCATGTATCTTCAATAATGTTAGAACTTAAAATTATATGGTTTTACCAAATTAAACAAACATCTTTTGCTCTAAGTTCGAATAATGTTGATGGACAATGTTTGCATTCTACTGTGAATGTAAATGTAATGTAACAGGCGACCTCCATAACGAATAAGTTGAAGAGTCGAACATTTTGGACCTTGTAACCTTGTGCTGCCTTGGTTGGGATTAATGGGTGTCATACATATCTGCCTTGTAGAAAGTGATAACCATTAACTTCTTTATGGGACTGAACCTGGAATATATTTGATTTAGGCTTGGAGTAAGATAACTGTGTATCAGCCGGTTGGTTCATGGCCTTGTAAGCTATTATATTGCACGGGGCAAACACCATTTTTGCATATAGACCTTTGCTATTGTAGTAACTATTTTGCAATCTCAGTCCATGTTCTTAATAAATTTGTCTACAAATTTTGTATGATGACTGGCTTTGAAATATTTATGAGAAATTTGATAGAAATATGGGCACAGATGGTAATTTCTCGGTTCATTTTTAACAATTCCAAATTTTAGTTCTACACAATCATGAATTTAGATGGCAATTATGAAACTTTAAAACCTTTAAAGTGGTTTTTGCTTGCCAGTGTACGGTCTGTAATGTTTTAAGAGTTTCTAGCGGTTAGCTAGCTTTTTAATAGTTGTTGCCCGTGTTCTGTATTTTGGGTGACACATTTTCACTTCTCTAATCCTATTAATGTTTGTTTCCTTTCCAGGTGGACATTAGAGTAGCACCTGGAACACATGCAACTGAAGCTGCaggtcctctctctctctctctctctctctatctctctctcacATGCATACACACACAAGCTGTATCTTGTTATTCATGTAAGCAGCTTGATTTCAAAGACAAGTGGCTGTTTACAAACTGGTCTATTATGTGCCTGTTTCAACTCTGAATGACATATTTTGGTGTGTTTCGGGAAACTCATGCCGTATTTTGTTAAGCTCTTGTGCCTCTGTGCTTATTGATTTCTTAATAAGGCTAAGACATGTAGAGTTACCTTTTCCTATCCCTGCCCTCGTCCCTGTCCCTGCATCCACATTTTGTTCCACCCTGCAGAATCCTTCCCCTTTTTTCGGTGTTTTGTGTGGGTGTGCGCGGCAATGAGAAGATGGTGAAAACAGTGTTTGATGGTTGTGGAAGATTTCAGTTAGCCCCGTGAATGTGTTTACCTGCACTACCCGTTGGCCCATCATGGATCTTGCTTCTTGGCAGTCCATTTAACGCCCCTTAGATTCTGTTCGCTACATGCCTTTTTAGTTATTGATGTTGGCTACCGGGTACTTCTAGTTTTTGTTCCTCTTATGTGTAGATGCTGAATTATGTTGTTTATAATGTTCTTATGTTGCAGTGAATAAGCAGTTGAATGATAAAGAAAGAGTAGCAGCAGCTTTGGAAAGTCCAAACCTATTGAATATGGTTGATGAATGCCTTGCTCCGTCTTATGCCTCATGAGCAATGTATGTGAAGTTATAGCTGATCAGTGAGAAAGATCCCAGGCATTCTGCAGCTATCTCTGCTCGCCTTGCATTCAGCGGACTGTTTTTTCTAGGATAATTTTCCTCGTTTTCTATGAGTCTCTCTTTTTAGCTATTAATTTGAAGtgatttttctgcatttctCCTTACATTACTCGATTGTTCAGATGTAATATTGGCTCTGTAGGCCGTATCATATGAATAAAGTAGTCACCTAAAGAACACATTTGTAAATTGTAATTACAAGTTTGTCAACACTTTATTTTCGAGGAATCAAATGATGCCTAACAATGGAGTCATGTTGAACAAAAAGAAATGATCCAGAGCCTCTCTGATGGATCTCTCTTTGCCTATATCAGCGCAAAATCTTCCCCGCTCTTCTTATTTTCAATTGTTTTTTTCCCCATACACGTGCAATATAAAGcttcaaaattttggataaatagGAGCCGAATAGTCTCAAGTGAAGTGCAGGATCATCTGAATATCCGCAAGAAAATAGCTGTCTCATTTCTGTTGGATTAATTCTAGCTGTGAATGCA
Coding sequences within it:
- the LOC113707066 gene encoding protein AE7-like, with the translated sequence MVSNLINANPVVYEKKDHRTRSAVNDVDEYVGEPIDQQEIFDHLRDIKDPEHPYSLEELKVIAEDAIEVDDNQSYVRVTFTPTVEHCSLAAVIGLCLRVKLMRCLPSRFKVDIRVAPGTHATEAAVNKQLNDKERVAAALESPNLLNMVDECLAPSYAS